One Marinobacter halotolerans genomic region harbors:
- a CDS encoding glutamate synthase subunit beta, translating to MKERLSNDFQFVEVGRIDPKKVPAKKRKKEFGEIYHPFTQDHAASQSHRCLECGNPYCEWKCPVHNYIPNWLKLVSEGNIMKAVELCHQTNSLPEVCGRVCPQDRLCEGACTLNDGYGAVTIGSVEKYITDTAFALGWKPDMSAVKWTDRKVAVIGAGPAGLGCADVLVRNGVKPVVFDIYPEIGGLLTFGIPEFKLEKSVMTRRRKVFEEMGVEFRLSTEVGKDVQMADILEEYDAVFMGMGTYTYMKGGFPGEDLDGVHDALPFLVSNVNRRLGFEKEAGDFIDMKGKRVVVLGGGDTAMDCNRTSIRQQAASVTCAYRRDESNMPGSRREVSNAKEEGVKFMFNRQPIAVIGEDKVEGVKVVRTQLGEPDENGRQRPEVVPGSEEVIPADAVLVAFGFRPSPADWFDEQKVSTDESGRVTAAEEVEFPFQTSNPKIFAGGDMVRGSDLVVTAIWEGRQAAEGIMDYLDI from the coding sequence ATGAAAGAAAGACTGAGTAACGACTTCCAGTTTGTCGAGGTCGGGCGTATTGACCCGAAGAAAGTACCGGCAAAGAAGCGCAAAAAAGAATTTGGTGAGATTTACCACCCCTTCACCCAAGATCATGCCGCTTCCCAGTCCCACCGCTGCCTGGAGTGTGGCAACCCCTATTGTGAGTGGAAGTGCCCGGTCCATAACTATATTCCGAACTGGCTCAAGCTGGTGTCGGAAGGCAACATCATGAAAGCGGTAGAGCTTTGCCACCAGACCAACTCGCTACCGGAAGTCTGTGGCCGTGTCTGTCCTCAGGACCGGCTTTGTGAAGGCGCCTGTACCCTTAACGACGGTTACGGTGCGGTCACCATCGGCTCTGTCGAAAAATACATAACAGACACCGCGTTTGCGCTGGGCTGGAAGCCCGATATGTCCGCCGTGAAGTGGACTGACCGGAAGGTTGCCGTGATTGGTGCCGGCCCGGCGGGCCTGGGCTGCGCCGACGTGCTGGTGCGCAACGGCGTGAAGCCGGTGGTGTTTGATATCTATCCGGAAATCGGCGGCCTGCTGACCTTCGGTATTCCCGAATTCAAGCTGGAAAAGTCGGTCATGACCCGTCGCCGCAAGGTGTTCGAGGAAATGGGCGTGGAATTCCGCCTGTCCACGGAAGTGGGCAAGGACGTCCAGATGGCGGATATTCTGGAAGAGTACGACGCTGTCTTCATGGGCATGGGCACCTACACCTATATGAAGGGCGGCTTCCCTGGCGAAGACCTGGATGGCGTACACGATGCGCTGCCGTTCCTGGTATCCAACGTCAATCGTCGCCTCGGCTTCGAGAAAGAGGCCGGTGACTTTATCGATATGAAGGGCAAGCGTGTGGTGGTGCTCGGTGGCGGTGACACCGCCATGGACTGTAACCGCACCTCGATCCGTCAGCAGGCGGCCAGCGTGACCTGCGCCTATCGTCGCGATGAAAGCAACATGCCTGGCTCACGCAGGGAAGTGTCCAACGCCAAGGAAGAAGGCGTGAAGTTCATGTTCAACCGCCAGCCCATCGCCGTCATTGGCGAGGACAAGGTGGAAGGCGTCAAGGTAGTGCGTACCCAACTCGGCGAGCCGGATGAAAACGGACGTCAGCGCCCGGAAGTGGTTCCCGGCAGTGAAGAGGTGATCCCGGCCGATGCGGTGCTCGTAGCATTCGGTTTCCGTCCCAGTCCCGCCGACTGGTTCGACGAGCAGAAGGTCTCCACCGACGAGTCCGGCCGCGTGACCGCGGCCGAGGAAGTGGAGTTTCCTTTCCAGACCAGCAACCCGAAAATCTTTGCCGGTGGCGATATGGTAAGGGGCTCGGATCTGGTCGTCACCGCAATCTGGGAAGGCCGTCAGGCCGCCGAGGGCATTATGGATTACCTGGACATATGA
- the hemE gene encoding uroporphyrinogen decarboxylase — protein MTELKNDRLLRALMRQPVDRTPVWMMRQAGRYLPEYRATRAKAGDFLSLCKNTPLACEVTLQPLKRYPLDAAILFSDILTIPDALGLGLYFETGEGPKFRNTVRSAADVDALPTIKAEVDLDYVMNAVSTIRGALNGSVPLIGFSGSPWTLATYMIEGSSSKDFREAKKLMYGQPDVMHRLLDHLALSVIDYLNSQIRAGAQAVQIFDTWGGVLSSWAYEEFSLRYMKKIVDGLIRENDGRRVPVILFTKNGGQWLETIADSGADAVGLDWTTDIGEARKRIGDRVALQGNMDPAMLFAPPERIREEVADILARYGNGPGHIFNLGHGITPDVDPEHAGAFIRAVTELSPNYHNES, from the coding sequence ATGACCGAACTGAAGAACGACCGTTTGCTGCGCGCCCTGATGCGCCAGCCCGTTGACCGCACCCCGGTCTGGATGATGCGCCAGGCCGGGCGTTACCTGCCCGAATACCGGGCCACCCGCGCCAAGGCCGGTGACTTCCTGAGCCTTTGCAAGAATACGCCCCTGGCCTGCGAAGTTACCCTGCAGCCACTCAAGCGTTACCCGCTGGATGCCGCCATCCTGTTTTCGGACATACTGACCATCCCCGACGCGCTGGGACTGGGCCTGTATTTCGAAACCGGCGAAGGCCCGAAATTCCGCAACACCGTCCGGTCTGCGGCGGATGTGGATGCCCTGCCAACCATCAAGGCGGAAGTGGATCTGGATTACGTGATGAATGCCGTGTCCACCATACGCGGCGCGCTGAACGGTTCCGTTCCCCTGATCGGTTTTTCCGGAAGCCCCTGGACCCTGGCCACCTACATGATCGAAGGCAGCTCGTCCAAGGACTTCCGCGAGGCGAAGAAACTGATGTACGGCCAGCCCGACGTCATGCATCGCCTGCTGGACCATCTGGCTCTCTCGGTTATCGATTACCTGAACAGCCAGATCCGCGCCGGCGCCCAGGCCGTGCAGATTTTCGATACCTGGGGTGGGGTGCTGAGTAGCTGGGCCTACGAAGAGTTCTCCCTGCGCTACATGAAGAAAATTGTAGACGGCCTGATCCGTGAGAACGACGGACGCCGTGTGCCGGTGATTCTGTTCACCAAAAACGGCGGCCAGTGGCTGGAAACCATTGCAGACTCCGGCGCCGACGCCGTCGGCCTGGACTGGACCACCGACATCGGCGAAGCCCGCAAACGCATCGGCGACCGCGTTGCTCTGCAGGGCAACATGGACCCGGCCATGCTGTTCGCGCCGCCTGAACGGATCCGCGAGGAAGTGGCCGACATCCTGGCCCGCTACGGCAATGGCCCGGGCCACATCTTCAACCTGGGCCACGGCATAACCCCGGATGTTGATCCGGAACATGCCGGAGCCTTCATCCGCGCCGTGACCGAACTCAGCCCCAACTACCACAACGAAAGCTGA
- a CDS encoding PilZ domain-containing protein, giving the protein MPAKPSEKRRFHRISFDAECELHCRDAVWASEVLDISLKGVLVKRPPNWDVPLKEPCEVIILLDDHETGIVMAVELRHIEPHRLGFKCQYIDLESATHLKRLVELNLGDQTLLEREFAHLIE; this is encoded by the coding sequence TTGCCTGCAAAACCCTCTGAAAAGCGACGTTTTCACCGAATCTCCTTTGACGCGGAGTGCGAACTCCATTGTCGTGACGCTGTTTGGGCGAGCGAAGTGCTGGATATTTCGCTGAAAGGCGTGCTCGTCAAGCGTCCACCGAACTGGGACGTGCCGCTGAAAGAGCCTTGTGAGGTGATCATTCTGCTGGACGATCATGAAACCGGCATCGTTATGGCCGTTGAGCTTCGCCACATCGAGCCCCACCGTTTGGGTTTCAAATGTCAGTACATCGACCTGGAAAGTGCGACTCATTTGAAACGGCTGGTGGAGCTCAATCTTGGTGACCAGACGCTGCTCGAGCGGGAATTCGCCCACCTGATCGAATGA
- the radA gene encoding DNA repair protein RadA: MAKARTAFVCTECGADYSKWQGQCTACQAWNTINEVRGVGGSAKGNRGQRFEGFAGSLAEVQSLDDVSLAEQPRISSGMAEFDRVLGGGLVEGSAILMGGHPGAGKSTLLLQAVCHLAASTPALYVTGEESLQQVAMRAKRLGLPTRDLKMLSETSVERVMQIAETEKPRILVVDSIQVMHVADSESAPGSVSQVRESAAYLTRFAKQTGTILFLVGHVTKDGSLAGPKVLEHMIDCSILLEGSSDSRYRTLRGIKNRFGAVNELGVFAMLEQGLKEVKNPSAIFLNRGEEAAPGSVVMVVWEGTRPMLVEIQALVDTAQGGYPRRVAVGLDQNRLAMLLAVLHRHGGMHVSDQDVFVNVVGGVKVNETSADLALLAAIVSSFRDRALPQDLVIFGEVGLSGEIRPVPSGQERIYEASKHGFTRALVPKANAPRKAIEGMKVIPVAKLSDALSALEDL; the protein is encoded by the coding sequence ATGGCAAAAGCCAGAACGGCCTTTGTCTGCACCGAATGTGGCGCAGACTATTCCAAATGGCAGGGCCAGTGTACGGCCTGCCAGGCCTGGAACACCATCAACGAGGTTCGCGGTGTCGGCGGCAGCGCCAAGGGCAACCGTGGCCAGCGATTTGAGGGCTTTGCCGGCAGCCTGGCAGAGGTCCAGAGCCTGGACGACGTCAGTCTGGCGGAGCAGCCACGCATCAGCTCCGGCATGGCAGAATTTGACCGCGTGCTGGGCGGCGGACTGGTAGAGGGGTCCGCCATTCTGATGGGCGGTCACCCGGGCGCGGGCAAAAGTACCCTGCTACTGCAGGCGGTCTGCCATCTGGCCGCCAGCACCCCCGCTCTCTACGTGACCGGCGAGGAATCCCTGCAGCAGGTGGCCATGCGCGCCAAACGCCTGGGCCTGCCCACCCGGGATCTGAAAATGCTGTCGGAAACCAGCGTTGAGCGGGTAATGCAGATTGCCGAAACGGAAAAGCCTCGCATCCTGGTGGTGGATAGTATCCAGGTGATGCACGTGGCGGACTCCGAATCAGCACCGGGCAGCGTATCCCAGGTACGGGAGAGTGCCGCTTACCTTACCCGCTTTGCCAAGCAGACCGGCACCATCCTGTTTCTTGTTGGCCATGTCACCAAGGACGGCAGCCTGGCCGGGCCGAAGGTTCTGGAGCATATGATCGACTGCTCCATTCTGCTGGAAGGCTCAAGCGACAGCCGCTACCGCACCCTGCGGGGCATCAAGAACCGCTTTGGCGCGGTGAATGAGCTGGGGGTGTTTGCCATGCTTGAACAGGGCCTGAAAGAGGTAAAGAATCCCAGTGCCATTTTCCTGAACCGGGGCGAGGAAGCGGCACCGGGCAGCGTGGTGATGGTGGTCTGGGAAGGCACCCGGCCCATGCTGGTGGAAATCCAGGCGCTGGTGGATACGGCCCAGGGCGGCTATCCGCGCCGGGTTGCCGTGGGTCTGGACCAGAACCGGCTGGCGATGCTTCTGGCGGTACTGCACCGCCATGGGGGCATGCATGTGTCGGATCAGGATGTGTTTGTGAATGTGGTCGGTGGCGTAAAGGTAAATGAAACCAGTGCCGATCTGGCCCTGCTGGCAGCCATTGTTTCCTCTTTTCGGGACCGGGCGTTGCCTCAGGATCTGGTGATTTTCGGCGAGGTGGGCCTGTCCGGGGAAATCCGGCCGGTCCCCAGCGGCCAGGAGCGCATTTACGAGGCCTCCAAGCACGGTTTTACCCGGGCACTGGTGCCCAAGGCAAACGCACCACGCAAGGCAATTGAAGGAATGAAGGTTATTCCAGTTGCCAAGCTAAGTGACGCACTCTCTGCTCTGGAAGACCTCTAG
- the ettA gene encoding energy-dependent translational throttle protein EttA, translated as MAQYVYTMNRVGKVVPPKREILKDISLSFFPGAKIGVLGLNGSGKSTLLRIMAGIDEDYIGEARPQPGINVGYLPQEPELDDTKTVKEIVDEAVASVHNALAELDQVYADYAEPDADFDALAKRQGELEALIQATDGHDIERKMEVAADALRLPAWDAPVKNLSGGERRRVALCRLLLSAPDMLLLDEPTNHLDAESVAWLERFLHDFTGTVVAITHDRYFLDNVAGWILELDRGQGIPFEGNYSQWLENKEKRLEMESKQEASHQKAVKQELEWVRSNAKGRQSKSKARLARFEEMSSQEFQKRNETNEIYIPPGPRLGDKVIEVDGISKSFDDRLLYEDVSFSVPPGAIVGIIGGNGAGKSTLFRMIAGKDEPDSGDITVGETVELAYVDQMRDLNDDNTVWEELSDGNDIIKIGNYETPSRAYVGRFNFKGSDQQKRVGDLSGGERNRLHLAKLLKEGGNVLLLDEPTNDLDVETLRALEEALLNFPGSALVISHDRWFLDRVATHILAFEDDGEVVYFEGNFTEYDEDHKKRKGDSAMVPQRMKYKKLA; from the coding sequence ATGGCCCAGTACGTTTACACCATGAACCGCGTTGGCAAGGTTGTTCCGCCCAAACGCGAAATTCTTAAAGATATTTCCCTGAGTTTCTTCCCCGGCGCCAAGATCGGCGTTCTCGGCCTGAACGGCTCGGGTAAGTCCACCCTCCTGCGCATTATGGCTGGCATCGACGAAGATTACATTGGCGAAGCCCGCCCGCAGCCCGGCATCAACGTGGGCTACCTGCCCCAGGAACCGGAGCTGGACGACACCAAGACCGTCAAGGAAATCGTCGATGAAGCGGTTGCCAGCGTCCACAATGCTCTGGCCGAACTCGATCAGGTCTACGCCGATTACGCCGAACCGGATGCCGACTTTGATGCTCTGGCCAAGCGCCAGGGTGAGCTGGAAGCCCTGATTCAGGCCACCGACGGCCACGACATCGAAAGGAAGATGGAAGTGGCCGCCGACGCCCTGCGGCTACCTGCCTGGGACGCACCGGTGAAGAACCTGTCCGGGGGTGAGCGCCGCCGTGTAGCACTGTGCCGACTCCTTTTGTCGGCGCCGGATATGCTGCTATTGGACGAGCCCACCAACCATCTGGACGCCGAATCCGTGGCCTGGCTGGAGAGATTCCTCCACGATTTCACGGGCACTGTGGTTGCCATTACCCACGACCGCTATTTCCTGGACAACGTCGCGGGCTGGATTCTGGAGCTGGACCGCGGCCAGGGCATTCCGTTTGAGGGCAACTACAGCCAGTGGCTGGAGAACAAGGAAAAGCGCCTGGAGATGGAATCCAAGCAGGAAGCCTCTCACCAGAAGGCCGTAAAACAGGAACTGGAGTGGGTCCGCAGCAATGCCAAGGGGCGCCAGTCCAAGAGCAAGGCTCGTCTGGCCCGATTTGAGGAAATGAGCTCCCAGGAATTCCAGAAGCGCAACGAAACCAACGAAATCTACATCCCGCCCGGTCCCCGCCTGGGCGACAAGGTGATCGAGGTTGACGGCATCAGCAAGTCCTTCGATGACCGTCTGCTTTATGAAGACGTGTCCTTCAGCGTGCCACCGGGCGCTATCGTCGGCATTATCGGCGGTAACGGCGCGGGCAAGTCCACCTTGTTCCGGATGATTGCTGGCAAGGACGAACCGGATTCCGGTGACATTACTGTCGGTGAAACGGTCGAGCTTGCCTATGTCGACCAGATGCGCGACCTGAACGATGACAACACCGTCTGGGAAGAGTTGAGCGACGGCAACGACATCATCAAGATCGGCAACTACGAGACACCTTCCCGCGCCTACGTGGGGCGCTTCAACTTCAAGGGCTCTGACCAGCAGAAGCGGGTTGGCGACCTGTCCGGCGGCGAACGCAACCGGTTGCACCTGGCCAAACTGCTAAAGGAAGGCGGCAACGTTTTGCTGCTGGACGAACCCACCAACGATCTGGACGTGGAAACTCTCCGCGCCCTGGAAGAAGCCCTGCTGAACTTCCCGGGCTCTGCCCTGGTGATCTCTCACGACCGCTGGTTCCTGGACCGGGTGGCGACTCACATTCTGGCATTCGAAGATGACGGCGAAGTGGTGTACTTCGAGGGCAACTTCACCGAGTACGATGAAGACCACAAGAAGCGCAAAGGGGACTCCGCCATGGTGCCCCAGCGCATGAAGTACAAGAAGCTGGCCTGA
- the glyA gene encoding serine hydroxymethyltransferase — MFNRDMKIAGYDDELWNAMQAETERQEAHIELIASENYTSPRVMEAQGSVLTNKYAEGYPGKRYYGGCEFVDIAEDLAISRAKELFGAAYANVQPHSGSQANSAVFMALLKPGDTVLGMSLAHGGHLTHGASVNFSGKIYNAVQYGIDTDTGLIDYDDVERLALEHKPKMIIAGFSAYSQALDFARFRAIADKVDAYLFVDMAHVAGLVAAGVYPDPVPHAHVIATTTHKTLRGPRGGLILACDDADLQKKLNSSVFPGGQGGPLMHVIAAKAVCFKEAMGDDFKAYQRQVIKNAKAMADVFVSRGFDVISGGTENHLFLVSLIKQDITGKDADAALGKAHITVNKNAVPNDPRSPFVTSGLRIGTPAVTTRGFGESECRDLAGWMCDVLDNLEDDAVNNRVREQVEALCKRFPVYAG, encoded by the coding sequence ATGTTTAATCGTGATATGAAAATCGCCGGCTACGACGACGAACTCTGGAACGCCATGCAGGCGGAAACCGAGCGGCAGGAGGCTCACATTGAGCTGATCGCCTCGGAGAACTACACCAGCCCGCGGGTTATGGAAGCGCAGGGCAGTGTGCTGACCAACAAGTACGCCGAAGGTTACCCCGGCAAGCGTTACTACGGTGGTTGTGAGTTTGTCGACATCGCCGAGGACCTGGCAATCAGCCGCGCCAAAGAGCTGTTTGGCGCCGCCTATGCCAACGTGCAGCCCCATTCCGGCTCGCAGGCCAACTCTGCGGTGTTCATGGCGTTGCTGAAGCCGGGTGATACCGTGCTGGGTATGAGCCTGGCCCATGGCGGTCACCTGACCCACGGTGCCAGCGTGAACTTCTCGGGCAAGATCTACAACGCCGTTCAGTACGGCATCGATACTGATACCGGCCTGATCGACTATGACGACGTCGAGCGTCTGGCCCTCGAACACAAGCCGAAGATGATCATTGCCGGCTTCTCGGCTTACTCCCAGGCTCTGGATTTTGCCCGTTTCCGCGCCATTGCAGACAAGGTGGACGCCTACCTGTTCGTCGATATGGCTCACGTGGCTGGTCTGGTTGCCGCTGGCGTCTATCCGGACCCGGTGCCCCACGCCCACGTGATCGCCACCACTACCCACAAGACGCTGCGTGGCCCCCGTGGCGGCCTGATTCTGGCCTGTGACGATGCGGATCTGCAGAAGAAGCTGAATTCCTCCGTGTTCCCCGGTGGCCAGGGTGGCCCGCTGATGCACGTGATTGCCGCCAAGGCGGTCTGCTTCAAGGAAGCCATGGGTGATGATTTCAAGGCTTACCAGCGTCAGGTGATCAAGAATGCCAAGGCGATGGCGGACGTGTTTGTTTCCCGCGGATTTGACGTGATTTCCGGCGGTACAGAGAACCACCTGTTCCTGGTCAGCCTGATCAAGCAGGACATTACCGGTAAAGACGCCGATGCAGCTCTGGGTAAGGCGCACATCACCGTTAACAAGAACGCGGTCCCCAACGATCCGCGCTCGCCGTTTGTCACGTCCGGCCTGCGCATTGGTACGCCCGCCGTGACCACCCGTGGCTTTGGCGAGTCCGAGTGTCGGGACCTGGCCGGCTGGATGTGTGATGTGCTGGACAACCTTGAAGACGACGCCGTTAACAACCGGGTTCGCGAGCAGGTGGAAGCCCTGTGCAAGCGTTTCCCGGTCTATGCCGGCTAA
- the nrdR gene encoding transcriptional regulator NrdR produces the protein MHCPFCGEADTKVIDSRLVAEGDQVRRRRECLSCRERFTTFESAELVMPRVVKQDGTRQPFDEEKLRSGLMKALEKRPVSIEQIEASLNRIKFRLRATGEREIKSMHLGEEVMVELRQLDKVAYVRFASVYRSFQDINEFKEEIERLSATSGEDPVDVAKALADTPPSKGKA, from the coding sequence ATGCATTGTCCATTCTGTGGTGAAGCGGATACCAAGGTGATCGACTCCCGGCTGGTGGCCGAGGGGGATCAGGTACGTCGTCGCCGGGAGTGTCTGTCGTGCCGGGAACGATTCACCACCTTTGAATCTGCCGAGCTGGTGATGCCCCGGGTCGTCAAACAGGACGGAACCCGTCAGCCGTTTGATGAAGAAAAGCTCCGGTCGGGACTGATGAAGGCGCTTGAAAAGCGGCCTGTCAGTATTGAACAGATCGAGGCATCCCTCAACCGGATCAAATTCCGCCTGCGGGCAACCGGCGAGCGTGAAATCAAGTCCATGCACCTGGGTGAAGAAGTGATGGTAGAGCTGCGGCAACTGGACAAGGTTGCCTATGTCCGTTTCGCCTCGGTGTATCGAAGTTTCCAGGATATCAACGAATTCAAGGAAGAGATTGAGCGGCTTTCTGCAACCTCCGGGGAAGATCCGGTTGATGTAGCCAAAGCGCTGGCGGACACACCGCCGTCAAAGGGCAAGGCATGA
- the ribD gene encoding bifunctional diaminohydroxyphosphoribosylaminopyrimidine deaminase/5-amino-6-(5-phosphoribosylamino)uracil reductase RibD, which yields MTDRLDTAMMARAVQLAWRGRYSTHPNPRVGCVIARGDRILGEGWHERAGEAHAEIRALSQAGPDARGATAYVTLEPCSHFGRTPPCAKALVEAGVAHVHAATEDPNPSVSGRGLAMLRDAGIRVTQGLLADEAMRLNPGFMKRMNTGRPYVRLKMAASLDGRTAMASGESQWITGAPARQDVQRLRAISDAILTGVGTVLADNPSLTVRREELGDIGDATEPSRQPLRVIADRDARTPADAVILRGGNVQVFCASPTLDTGPAQDLAALGISLSGVAWRDNGIDVGELLDSLGELGINELLVEAGPTLAGTFISERLVDELWLYQAPVFLGSTGRPTAHLPLDSMADKVQWTVQDRRQIGADQRLILAPA from the coding sequence ATGACCGATCGGTTGGATACGGCAATGATGGCCCGCGCTGTGCAGCTGGCCTGGCGCGGTCGCTACTCGACCCATCCCAACCCGCGGGTGGGATGCGTGATTGCCCGGGGCGACCGTATTCTGGGTGAAGGCTGGCACGAACGCGCCGGAGAAGCCCATGCAGAAATCCGGGCCCTGAGCCAGGCGGGCCCCGACGCGCGGGGAGCGACTGCCTACGTGACCCTTGAGCCGTGCAGTCACTTTGGCCGCACACCGCCCTGTGCCAAGGCGCTAGTGGAAGCGGGCGTGGCCCATGTTCATGCGGCTACGGAAGACCCGAATCCGTCGGTGTCCGGCCGTGGCCTGGCCATGTTGCGGGATGCAGGTATCCGGGTGACCCAGGGGTTGCTGGCGGATGAGGCTATGCGTCTGAACCCGGGCTTCATGAAACGGATGAACACTGGAAGACCCTATGTGCGCCTGAAAATGGCGGCAAGTCTGGATGGCCGAACCGCCATGGCCTCGGGCGAAAGCCAATGGATTACCGGGGCCCCGGCAAGGCAGGACGTCCAGCGTTTGCGGGCCATCAGCGATGCAATATTGACGGGGGTGGGCACGGTGCTTGCGGATAACCCGTCCCTGACTGTCCGCCGGGAAGAGCTGGGCGATATCGGTGACGCCACCGAGCCTTCCAGGCAGCCACTGCGGGTGATTGCGGACCGGGACGCTCGTACGCCGGCAGACGCAGTAATACTCAGGGGCGGTAATGTGCAGGTTTTCTGCGCCTCTCCCACACTGGATACCGGCCCTGCCCAGGATCTGGCGGCTCTGGGTATCAGTCTCAGCGGTGTGGCCTGGCGGGACAACGGCATTGATGTAGGCGAGTTGCTGGACAGCCTTGGCGAGCTGGGAATCAATGAACTATTGGTTGAGGCAGGACCTACGCTGGCCGGAACCTTTATCAGTGAGCGCCTGGTGGACGAACTCTGGCTTTACCAGGCGCCAGTATTTCTGGGCAGCACCGGCAGGCCGACGGCGCATTTACCGCTGGATTCAATGGCCGACAAAGTGCAATGGACGGTGCAGGATCGTCGCCAGATCGGTGCGGACCAGCGGCTGATTCTCGCCCCGGCCTGA
- the ribBA gene encoding bifunctional 3,4-dihydroxy-2-butanone-4-phosphate synthase/GTP cyclohydrolase II: protein MALNSIEDMIEDIRQGKMVILMDDEDRENEGDLVMAAEHCTPEAINFMARFGRGLICMPMTRDRCEQLGLPLMVQRNASGFGTKFTLSIEATEGVTTGISAADRARTVQAAVARDAKATDLVQPGHIFPLMSDPGGVLSRAGHTEASCDLAALAGCEPAGVICEIMNDDGSMARREDLERFAEHHDLKIGTIADLIHYRTMNERTIECVEQNDLDTEYGVFSLRTYRDTIQGSTHLAMVMGDITPDEPALVRVHITDTFRDLLGARRADSRSWPLHRALEKVANEGRGVVVLLNSAEDSYNLEDRIREFFESDQKSAAKGSSGVYFTVGTGSQILRDLGVSKMRLLSPPIKFSAISGFDLEVVEYVPYTPQ from the coding sequence ATGGCACTGAACAGCATTGAAGACATGATCGAGGATATCCGTCAGGGCAAAATGGTGATCCTGATGGACGACGAAGATCGGGAGAACGAAGGCGACCTGGTGATGGCTGCAGAGCACTGCACGCCAGAAGCTATCAACTTCATGGCGCGCTTCGGGCGTGGGCTGATCTGCATGCCGATGACGCGGGACCGTTGCGAGCAGCTCGGTTTGCCTTTGATGGTGCAGCGTAATGCCTCCGGGTTCGGTACCAAGTTCACCCTGTCTATCGAGGCCACCGAAGGCGTGACCACCGGAATTTCCGCGGCGGATCGTGCCCGGACGGTTCAGGCGGCGGTGGCGCGTGATGCCAAAGCTACGGACCTGGTGCAGCCGGGCCATATTTTCCCCTTGATGTCGGATCCCGGCGGCGTACTCAGCCGCGCCGGCCACACCGAAGCATCCTGTGACCTGGCCGCACTGGCCGGATGCGAACCGGCCGGGGTGATCTGTGAAATCATGAACGACGATGGTTCCATGGCCCGCCGTGAGGATCTGGAGCGATTCGCCGAGCATCATGACCTGAAGATCGGCACCATCGCCGATCTGATTCACTACCGCACCATGAACGAGCGTACTATTGAGTGTGTCGAGCAGAACGATCTTGACACCGAATATGGTGTTTTCAGTCTGCGGACGTACCGGGATACCATTCAGGGGTCGACCCACCTGGCGATGGTCATGGGTGACATCACCCCCGATGAACCTGCGCTGGTCCGGGTTCATATTACCGATACCTTCCGTGACCTTCTTGGAGCCCGCCGTGCAGACTCGCGGAGCTGGCCGCTGCATCGGGCCCTGGAGAAGGTGGCCAACGAAGGCCGGGGCGTTGTGGTGCTTCTCAATAGCGCTGAAGACAGCTATAACCTTGAAGACCGGATCCGCGAATTTTTTGAATCAGACCAGAAATCCGCAGCCAAGGGCAGTTCCGGCGTGTACTTCACCGTGGGTACCGGGTCCCAGATTCTGAGAGACCTGGGAGTGAGTAAAATGCGCTTGCTGAGCCCGCCGATCAAATTCTCCGCCATTTCCGGCTTTGATCTGGAAGTTGTGGAATACGTGCCCTACACACCCCAATGA
- the ribH gene encoding 6,7-dimethyl-8-ribityllumazine synthase, which yields MADVKVIEGDFRNCSGRYALVVGRFNGFVVESLVQGALDTLRRHGIADSDITIVRVPGAYEMPLAVKRVAETGNFDAIIALGAVIRGGTPHFEYVAGEASSGLGAVSLDSDVPVTFGVLTVDSIEQAIERAGTKAGNKGAEAAITALEMVSLFNKLGE from the coding sequence ATGGCAGACGTAAAAGTAATAGAAGGTGATTTCAGAAACTGCAGCGGCCGTTACGCCCTGGTTGTTGGCCGTTTTAACGGTTTTGTTGTGGAAAGCCTGGTGCAAGGCGCGCTGGATACGCTGCGCAGGCATGGAATTGCCGATTCCGACATCACCATTGTTCGCGTACCCGGGGCATACGAAATGCCGCTGGCGGTCAAGCGTGTGGCGGAAACGGGAAATTTCGACGCGATTATTGCCCTGGGGGCCGTTATTCGTGGTGGAACCCCGCATTTCGAGTATGTGGCGGGGGAAGCCTCGAGCGGGCTGGGTGCGGTCAGCCTTGATAGCGACGTGCCGGTGACCTTTGGCGTTCTGACAGTGGACTCTATCGAACAGGCGATCGAGCGCGCCGGAACCAAAGCGGGCAACAAGGGCGCCGAAGCGGCCATTACCGCGCTGGAAATGGTCAGCCTGTTCAACAAGCTGGGTGAGTGA